In candidate division WOR-3 bacterium, the following proteins share a genomic window:
- a CDS encoding sulfurtransferase TusA family protein, whose amino-acid sequence MKADRTLDCIGLFCPMPIIKTKQELETMKSGEILEIFADDPGFEKDLFHWCQMTGNECLGIEKEGNVIKGYVKKK is encoded by the coding sequence ATGAAAGCAGATAGAACATTAGATTGTATTGGACTTTTTTGTCCGATGCCGATTATTAAAACCAAACAAGAACTGGAAACAATGAAATCCGGTGAAATTTTAGAGATTTTTGCTGATGACCCAGGATTTGAAAAAGATTTATTTCATTGGTGCCAAATGACCGGTAATGAGTGTTTAGGTATTGAAAAAGAGGGCAATGTTATTAAAGGATATGTAAAAAAGAAATAA